The Pongo abelii isolate AG06213 chromosome 11, NHGRI_mPonAbe1-v2.0_pri, whole genome shotgun sequence genome includes a window with the following:
- the DTYMK gene encoding thymidylate kinase isoform X1, translated as MAARRGALIVLEGVDRAGKSTQSRKLVEALCAAGHRAELLRFPERSTEIGKLLSSYLQKKSDVEDHSVHLLFSANRWEQVPLIKEKLSQGVTLVVDRYAFSGVAFTGAKENFSLDWCKQPDVGLPKPDLVLFLQLQLADAAKRGAFGHERYENRAFQERALWCFHQLMRDTTLNWKMVDASKSIEAVHEDIRVLSEDVIRTATEKPLGELWK; from the exons ATGGCGGCCCGGCGCGGGGCTCTCATAGTGCTGGAGGGCGTGGACCGCGCGGGGAAGAGCACGCAGAGCCGCAAGCTGGTGGAAGCGCTGTGCGCCGCGGGCCACCGCGCCGAACTGCTCCGGTTCCCGG aaaGATCAACTGAAATTGGCAAACTTCTGAGTTCCTACTTGCAAAAGAAAAGTGACGTGGAGGATCACTCGGTGCACCTGCTTTTTTCTGCAAATCGCTGGGAACAAGT GCCGTTAATTAAGGAAAAGTTGAGCCAGGGTGTGACCCTCGTCGTGGACAGATACGCATTTTCTGGTGTAGCCTTCACCGGTGCCAAGGAG AATTTTTCCCTAGATTGGTGTAAACAGCCAGACGTGGGCCTTCCCAAACCCGACCTGGTCCTGTTCCTCCAGTTACAGCTGGCGGATGCTGCCAAGCGGGGAGCGTTTGGCCATGAGCGCTATGAGAACAGGGCTTTCCAGGAGCGGGCGCTCTGGTGTTTCCACCAGCTCATGAGAGACACGACTTTGAACTGGAAG ATGGTGGATGCTTCCAAAAGCATTGAAGCTGTCCACGAGGACATCCGCGTGCTCTCTGAGGACGTCATCCGCACCGCCACAGAGAAGCCACTGGGGGAGCTGTGGAAGTGA
- the DTYMK gene encoding thymidylate kinase isoform X2 has protein sequence MAARRGALIVLEGVDRAGKSTQSRKLVEALCAAGHRAELLRFPERSTEIGKLLSSYLQKKSDVEDHSVHLLFSANRWEQVYSWRMLPSGERLAMSAMRTGLSRSGRSGVSTSS, from the exons ATGGCGGCCCGGCGCGGGGCTCTCATAGTGCTGGAGGGCGTGGACCGCGCGGGGAAGAGCACGCAGAGCCGCAAGCTGGTGGAAGCGCTGTGCGCCGCGGGCCACCGCGCCGAACTGCTCCGGTTCCCGG aaaGATCAACTGAAATTGGCAAACTTCTGAGTTCCTACTTGCAAAAGAAAAGTGACGTGGAGGATCACTCGGTGCACCTGCTTTTTTCTGCAAATCGCTGGGAACAAGT TTACAGCTGGCGGATGCTGCCAAGCGGGGAGCGTTTGGCCATGAGCGCTATGAGAACAGGGCTTTCCAGGAGCGGGCGCTCTGGTGTTTCCACCAGCTCATGA